In Plasmodium vinckei vinckei genome assembly, chromosome: PVVCY_13, a single genomic region encodes these proteins:
- a CDS encoding serine/threonine protein kinase, putative, protein MRNKEDDLISLFNTIEKFNNYCILYKKTKLKGYNFSSNIVTKNERNKDINEFRKKFNNFMYKLGKLKSDIFEENKKYQRRESIDIKSDDIEEGITMNIISSDDSYNHEETQGDGNVHTNPNGNNNDNFKNRKKHINGNHSPREDNAYNVKKNAETHIEENKAFSNYASKYNDCIKNKENYYTEISDRIYSNQSNNVQMSSSDVYSHTSSSTDESMNSDYKNDNNIIISKMNNILIKYIGGLDYALNVRRVSKENLMREIKEFYRMHNSRIILDEYSTYLSCEIINFLKQRQGNMDKRNASNNNSKDNYNYDIDTNEKCEHFMKNGKMFFYLPSNYFFTKCYDEPGCEENLYISNCTNYEKSLIGGNTCNFSNNSLSISTTNCNIYADSIYNNQNNRYNSPAFGIGNDQQSPKFGIHETHKKNNCINVYKDENKEYNRDEKIFYNQTYEMGDIYLEDEINNQFEEMEEKGYDDELSNCQNSTSKQYSNSCSLYICNDGNYYKNDDELKNSINSNNNSKTEYDYYNMCAISNGEGKIQKNLSSNTSDFYQSISNFYKGKENCNNNDDNNHSTEKNSNLYIGNSSTVVNSNETRIITNKNVYQEKGENVINLCFDDELASAMILNNEFCLNKKVDIKYDTFVKENKNVNEPEICYDVKNITNELDYHQNEENLVEYEKDEKQWINEYCDGDYNLYRSVQLKNRKETILSYENIADIYNIKEEENDNEDEKKNPTELANNKKKMNIVQVRNCSESNNGNKYNLMNLKVVHEKNKIDFGSNSELKMVPGYVILNKYKIIKVLSKTTFSTTLKCLNLDYKKGIKNREDMSNLLTKEKASELESVCKKTKVISDNPNIPFTQNLNNKYPFNITGIKKNNYKYVCLKVMKKGKSYFDQGLFELTILNMLSEESINQTSTGNNKSNDITDSTSLTNKNIIQLYDYFYLKGHLIIVTEYMESDLYNYFIKKGKLGTLGQLQILTKNLLQGLAYIHSKKLIHCDLKPENIMINIKKKKKKKKPTHHLRVNNNDETSNAQILNDSNEKNPCFSNNSDFDKNHENIFSSDQFKEIKIIDFNSSIFEFDKLEMYVQTRSYRSPEVCLQHNYDSKIDMWSLGCILFEFLTKKILFDHKNIYRFIYSIVSYIGSFPFYMINTCKIPYMFTKHGYMILKKIVYYSNDDGYPKEDQIDEIEDEPVIFNKNDFFCLNKMCHQNDLLKIKNQNSKFVHKQTNHKVYYDICYSSNTPLENNFQIDDLLFINFLLSLLQIDPCKRLSSKEALNHPWLKPNLYPDGL, encoded by the coding sequence ATGCGAAATAAAGAAGACGATTTAATTTCCCTTTTTAACACAATTGAAAagtttaataattattgtatattatataaaaagacGAAATTAAAGggttataatttttctagCAACATagttacaaaaaatgaaagaaataaaGACATAAATGAGTTTcgtaaaaaatttaacaattttatgtataagcttggaaaattaaaaagcgatatttttgaagaaaacaaaaaatatcaacGTAGAGAAAGTATTGATATTAAATCTGATGACATCGAAGAAGGGATAactatgaatataataagttCAGATGACAGTTATAATCACGAAGAAACCCAAGGTGATGGGAATGTGCATACTAACCCTAATggcaataataatgataattttaaaaatcgtaaaaaacatataaatggGAATCATAGCCCAAGGGAGgataatgcatataatgtaaaaaaaaacgcaGAAACACATATTGAAGAAAACAAAGCATTTTCAAATTATGCAAGCAAATACAACgattgtataaaaaataaagaaaactATTATACCGAAATAAGTGATAGAATATATTCAAATCAAAGCAATAATGTGCAGATGTCATCGTCTGATGTATACTCACACACAAGCTCAAGCACAGATGAAAGTATGAATAGTGATTATAAGAATGAcaacaatataataattagtaaaatgaacaatatactaataaaatatataggaGGGTTGGATTATGCGCTAAATGTTAGAAGAGTATCAAAGGAGAATTTAATGAGAGAAATTAAGGAATTTTACAGAATGCATAACAGCCGCATAATATTAGATGAGTATTCTACATACTTAAGTTgtgaaattataaattttctaaAACAAAGGCAAGGAAATATGGATAAAAGGAATGCtagcaataataatagcaaGGACAACTACAACTATGACATAGATACTAATGAGAAATGTGAacattttatgaaaaatggaaaaatgtttttctATCTTCCTAGTAATTacttttttacaaaatgttATGATGAGCCAGGTTGCGAagaaaatttgtatatatcaAACTGTacaaattatgaaaaaagttTAATTGGGGGTAATACATGTAATTTCTCGAATAACTCATTGAGTATAAGTACTACtaattgtaatatatatgcagatagtatatataataatcaaaACAACAGATATAATTCTCCCGCGTTTGGGATTGGAAATGATCAGCAATCTCCTAAATTTGGAATACATGAgacacacaaaaaaaacaactgcataaatgtatataaagatgaaaataaagaatataatagGGATGAaaagatattttataatcaaACATATGAAATGggagatatatatttagaggatgaaataaataaccaATTTGAAGAAATGGAAGAAAAAGGATATGATGATGAATTAAGCAATTGCCAAAATTCAACATCGAAACAATATTCCAATTCATGtagtttatatatttgtaatgatggtaattattacaaaaatgacgacgaattaaaaaattctattaatagtaataataatagtaaaacCGAATATGactattataatatgtGTGCAATAAGTAATGGAGAAggaaaaatacaaaaaaactTAAGCAGTAACACAAGCGATTTTTATCAAAGTATTagcaatttttataaaggGAAAGAAAATTGTAACAAcaatgatgataataatcatagtacagaaaaaaatagcaaCTTATATATCGGGAATAGTTCAACTGTTGTTAACAGTAATGAAACTCgaataataacaaataaaaatgtatatcaAGAAAAGGGAGAAAATGTGATTAATTTGTGCTTTGATGATGAATTAGCAAGTGCTatgatattaaataatgaattttgtttaaacaaaaaagtagatataaaatatgatacaTTTGTTAAAgagaataaaaatgtaaacgAACCCGAAATTTGTTAtgatgtaaaaaatataactaaTGAATTGGATTATCAccaaaatgaagaaaatttagtagaatatgaaaaagatgaaaaacAATGGATTAATGAATATTGTGATGGcgattataatttatatagatCAGTCCAATTAAAAAACAGAAAAGAAACTATTTTATCATACGAAAATATTGccgatatatataatataaaagaagaggaaaatgataatgaagacgaaaaaaaaaatccaaCTGAACTtgctaataataaaaaaaaaatgaacattGTTCAGGTTCGAAATTGTTCAGAAAGtaataatggaaataaatataaccTGATGAATCTAAAGGTTGTGCatgaaaagaataaaatcGATTTTGGTTCTAATAGTGAGCTTAAAATGGTTCCTGGCtatgttattttaaataaatataaaataataaaagttttGTCTAAAACTACATTTAGCACAACGTTAAAATGCTTAAATTTggattataaaaaaggcATTAAGAATAGAGAAGATATGTCAAATCTGTtaacaaaagaaaaagcAAGCGAACTGGAAAGTGTGTGCAAAAAAACCAAGGTAATATCTGATAATCCTAATATACCATTTACTCAAAatttaaacaataaatatccatttaatataactggtattaaaaaaaataattataaatatgtatgctTAAAAGTAAtgaaaaaaggaaaaagcTATTTTGATCAAGGGTTATTTGAATTAAcgattttaaatatgttatcTGAAGAGAGTATTAACCAGACAAGTACGgggaataataaaagcaATGATATTACTGATTCCACTAGTTTGactaataaaaacattatacaactttatgattatttttatctgaAAGGGCATTTAATAATAGTGACCGAATATATGGAGAgtgatttatataattattttataaaaaagggaaaattAGGGACATTGGGCCAATTACAAATACTAACTAAAAATTTACTTCAAGGATTGGCGTATATTCACtcgaaaaaattaatacattGTGATTTGAAACCTGAGaatattatgataaatataaaaaagaaaaaaaagaaaaagaagcCCACCCATCATCTAAGAgtgaataataatgatgaaacAAGTAATGcacaaattttaaatgattCCAATGAAAAAAACCCATGTTTTAGCAATAACAGTGATTTTGACAAAAATCATGAGAACATTTTTAGTAGTGATCaatttaaagaaataaaaataatagattTTAATAGTTCGATATTTGAATTTGATAAGTTAGAGATGTATGTACAAACACGGTCTTACAGATCCCCTGAAGTTTGTCTGCAACATAATTATGACTCGAAAATAGATATGTGGAGTCTAggatgtatattatttgaatttttaacaaaaaaaatattgtttgatcataaaaacatataccgatttatatattctataGTATCTTATATTGGTtcttttccattttatatGATCAACACATGTAAAATACCTTACATGTTTACAAAGCATGGGTATATgatacttaaaaaaatagtttattATTCAAATGATGATGGTTATCCCAAGGAGGACCAAATTGATGAAATTGAAGATGAGCCCGTGatttttaacaaaaatgattttttctgtttaaataaaatgtgccatcaaaatgatttattaaaaattaaaaatcaaaattcAAAATTCGTACATAAGCAAACAAATCATAAGGTCTATTATGATATTTGCTATTCGAGTAATACACCAttggaaaataatttccAAATCgatgatttattatttattaattttcttttatcaTTGTTACAAATTGATCCATGTAAGAGATTGAGTTCGAAAGAAGCCCTTAACCATCCATGGTTAAAGCCTAATTTATACCCCGATGGTTTGTAG